A genomic window from Onychostoma macrolepis isolate SWU-2019 chromosome 22, ASM1243209v1, whole genome shotgun sequence includes:
- the slx4 gene encoding structure-specific endonuclease subunit SLX4 isoform X1, whose translation MDDSDQDFTDLCSRLLKRVRKKGAGGSGDEKRSATKDEEPSSPISRRNPPKRRKKTDKDVTKTEVKSKIDGRTQAVGSGDVSQPVPEVSGTGKVKDAVIRRMQQFKRASPERLLHAETDQPTTTQSDGNRLTTAGMQLTEDVSSDEALALQLQQELDREARPTRDVEDEGLFFCQLCQKDLSAMSPPLRTQHINRCLDASESSAPSASHHSHPRPRLPECPICGKSFKSEKSRSVHLKRCSSDMGVKPNDLLQALRRQAAETASACTSDQSQQLGSGTVTRRDGKPVKKRTRRKAQKVDEDTMVALALSRSLLQQEMEKEREMAEEKEILAQLSSPPATGAHVLQWKPGAGKGRGKRRKGASPVHPPLLLIQDPQTALNRLQERVSSLLLRSRPPSPPTPTLSPSVLPLHPQAPLWDKSALHGGGPDAVSEFYTSELSNFIQPWVAPEREKVESLEVTPVKKFPAEADSVQEKLSDQSPAQHQTTRPLTPCSGTPDTQALQDLMELAEEGMTLTQYGYTMYTVAGNKSDNAVNELPSSGFVPVTNDKKMPKKTPVYVSKLASDLSCMVNNPQLSDVQLQVDSGDVFFTHSFMLYTRCPLLANMVHDSGFGVQEEGMPVSQRVLLGNVLGEAVLALLQYLYTAHCPLTHTLLPHILELSDRFGLAELQQQCEEYSGSVEENPTEESEGIFPAPKPHLGDQEDQNLAESNFLDLLQSMWQHGDSEEEDDFKETAREERDMEEEQEREDGEKEDRVDEEELDEIYDFAATQRKMETMLEAATETEEEEGDANTSLGNEKDETEDRSETESLLEKSAGSCHSNKQGVDGMEAAMVTSPREETLENPNLETERVCFISELDENRDPDASLDKSYDRLFSQSVGEYMEPSQTPASCSQQQCYKPSRTLQQNTPAPFRPSCVSEVIDLSISPPPSSGVSGETNFPMPGVSPVPHEGEHAGKSPLTKDNSVCQKIENPASPPQSQSKQVELIVLSDSGDEMDVDGGHNAATTKRALTPPSPFESPSEPLQTSTSYACKVTENTFKESGSQGHAGKRVDTSKQVSTDTEARSERSEHCSPGIANESVFDGSAEVSWLIPATPVPSTRCSSAQTCISMRRTQLFPKSSSSSSSSSVSSGLKPVSFDSSSSSSCIKAKPVPFSELPKSNSSPSKEHRSSDTDRSPGYRRPLRHLRLSQVPSTDVSDGSHIGSIKGHPTQGVSKPSSSTPLHSDSSLQRQIPFGSPVVDDCEVRLRDSRGNSRFFGSQGKVGLASLQLSYSSPSKAPEKKQSSSLAQGCSSPSPNFQSCSHPERSRKSNSDGVERMELGENPNQNYEELVDIAENSFSDMDEPGRRAGDENQNQSVDELGDIAGDSLNDMDGSGRAGEENPNQSFDEVVDIAGNSFCGMDEPPIAFDDSWGLDGGVGSQKPCFSLRLDSSDGMVSPPGLKGKGPTSTSPLASGACTKTPDPSPGPFNHSLPDPDMWDDWEEEEVASLPLSQRLTAPSAKRVAELKTPVACRKKNKGPLVPITPMPGFSDMDTPELKNKLNRFGVRPLPKKQMVLKLKEIHQYTHQLQSSESEEETFGPQRPPNASNSQSAPLSFKQPTAPSVVSPVKLPPSEEDELLSASQNSNTSSTAESDRSNPELCVSEDEDSDSEGITASQAVVREKDKLLAVRQFILSDPKLYARVLQYQPLSLAELQSSLKAAGIRLGAAKLLDFLDSQCITFSTAKQGQNASSRRKRRVKTTTSGGAAGRGRKKAAKPNGGVA comes from the exons ATGGACGACTCGGACCAGGACTTCACCGACCTCTGCTCTCGTCTCCTCAAAAGAGTGAGGAAGAAAGGAGCAGGAGGATCTGGAGATGAAAAGAGATCAGCAACCAAGGATGAGGAGCCATCCTCCCCCATCTCTAGAAGAAACCCTCCTAAGAGGAGAAAGAAGACTGATAAGGATGTTACTAAGACTGAAGTAAAGAGTAAGATCGATGGCAGGACTCAGGCTGTAGGGTCTGGTGATGTTTCTCAGCCCGTTCCTGAAGTATCTGGTACAGGGAAAGTCAAAGATGCAGTGATCCGGAGAATGCAGCAGTTTAAGAGAGCCAGTCCAGAGAGACTCCTGCATGCAGAGACTGACCAACCCACAACCACACAGTCTGATGGAAACCGTCTCACCACTGCTGGGATGCAGCTCACAG aagaTGTGAGCAGTGATGAGGCCCTGGCTCTTCAGCTTCAGCAGGAGTTGGATCGTGAGGCTCGGCCCACTAGAGACGTGGAAGATGAAGGATTGTTCTTCTGCCAGCTCTGTCAGAAAGATCTGTCAGCCATGAGCCCTCCGCTGCGCACTCAGCACATCAACAG ATGTTTAGATGCAAGCGAGAGCAGCGCTCCTTCAGCGTCCCATCATTCCCACCCCAGACCACGGCTCCCAGAGTGTCCCAtttgtggaaagagttttaaatCAGAAAAAAGCCGGTCTGTCCACCTAAAGCGTTGCTCGAGTGATATGGGTGTGAAACCAAATGATCTTCTCCAGGCTCTGAGGAGACAGGCTGCTGAGACAGCGAGCGCCTGCACCTCCGACCAATC ACAGCAACTAGGCAGTGGTACGGTAACTAGGAGGGATGGCAAGCCTGTAAAAAAGAGAACCAGGAGGAAAGCCCAGAAGGTGGACGAGGACACAATGGTGGCGCTGGCTCTGTCCCGGTCTTTACTCCAGCAGGAAATGGAAAAGGAGCGAGAGATGGCCGAGGAGAAGGAGATACTGGCTCAGCTCTCCAGTCCTCCTGCGACAGGGGCTCATGTCTTACAGTGGAAACCTGGAGCCG GTAAGGGCCGTGGGAAGAGAAGGAAGGGAGCGTCTCCTGTCCACCCACCACTTCTCCTCATCCAGGACCCTCAGACAGCACTGAACCGTCTGCAGGAGCGGGTTTCGTCTCTCCTGCTCCGTTCCAGACCCCCCTCTCCACCAACACCAACTCTTTCCCCCTCCGTGCTCCCTCTTCATCCTCAAGCCCCCCTCTGGGACAAAAGTGCTCTTCATGGAGGAGGGCCAGATGCTGTTTCAGAGTTTTACACCTCAGAACTAAGCAACTTCATACAGCCATGGGTCGCACCGGAG AGAGAAAAAGTCGAGTCCCTTGAAGTAACTCCAGTCAAGAAATTTCCAGCTGAGGCTGATTCAGTCCAGGAAAAGCTTTCAGATCAGAGCCCAGCACAACACCAGACTACCCGTCCTCTCACCCCCTGTTCGGGTACACCAGACACCCAGGCTCTGCAGGACCTGATGGAGCTTGCAGAGGAAGGCATGACCCTCACCCAGTATGGATACACAATGTACACGGTCGCAGGGAACAAGTCAG ACAATGCTGTGAATGAACTTCCCTCGAGTGGTTTTGTTCCAGTGACAAACGACAAAAAGATGCCCAAGAAAACCCCA gtGTACGTTTCAAAGCTAGCATCAGATCTGAGCTGCATGGTGAACAACCCTCAACTCAGCGATGTGCAGTTACAGGTGGACAGTGGGGACGTTTTCTTCACGCACTCGTTTATGCTGTACACACGATGCCCCCTGCTGGCCAACATG GTTCATGACTCAGGTTTTGGTGTTCAGGAGGAGGGTATGCCTGTCTCTCAGAGGGTGCTGTTGGGTAATGTGCTTGGGGAGGCAGTACTGGCCCTCCTGCAGTATCTTTACACAGCCCACTGtcctctgacacacacactgctACCCCACATACTGGAGCTTTCCGATAG GTTTGGTTTGGCTGAGCTGCAGCAGCAGTGTGAGGAATATTCTGGAAGTGTGGAGGAAAACCCAACAGAGGAATCTGAAGGCATATTTCCAGCACCTAAGCCTCATCTCGGGGACCAAGAAGACCAGAACTTGGCAGAAAGCAACTTCTTGGACCTCCTCCAATCAATGTGGCAGCACGGGGACAGCGAAGAAGAGGATGATTTCAAAGAGACTGCCAGAGAGGAAAGAGACATGGAAGAGGAGCAAGAGAGAGAAGATGGAGAAAAAGAGGACCGGGTGGATGAGGAAGAGCTTGACGAGATCTATGATTTTGCTGCGACACAAAGGAAGATGGAGACAATGTTGGAGGCTGCAACCGAGACCGAGGAAGAGGAGGGAGATGCAAATACATCCCTCGGAAATGAGAAGGATGAGACAGAAGACAGGAGCGAGACAGAATCCCTCTTAGAGAAATCTGCCGGCAGTTGCCATAGTAACAAACAAGGCGTGGATGGGATGGAGGCTGCCATGGTAACAAGTCCAAGAGAAGAAACCCTTGAAAACCCCAATTTGGAGACTGAGagagtttgttttatttcagaattAGATGAAAACAGAGACCCGGATGCCAGTCTAGACAAAAGCTATGACCGTTTATTCTCTCAGTCTGTAGGGGAATACATGGAACCGTCACAGACGCCAGCATCCTGCTCTCAGCAACAATGTTACAAGCCATCGCGcacactacagcaaaacacACCCGCCCCGTTTCGCCCTTCATGTGTTAGTGAGGTGATCGACCTGTCTATAAGCCCTCCACCAAGCTCAGGTGTGTCAGGTGAGACTAACTTCCCCATGCCCGGAGTGTCTCCTGTTCCTCATGAGGGTGAACATGCAGGTAAATCTCCACTAACAAAAGACAATTCAGTATGCCAGAAAATCGAAAACCCCGCTTCCCCTCCACAATCACAAAGCAAACAGGTTGAGCTCATTGTTCTCTCAGATTCTGGTGATGAAATGGATGTAGACGGTGGCCACAATGCTGCTACCACTAAACGTGCTTTGACTCCTCCGTCTCCTTTCGAATCTCCCTCAGAACCTCTTCAGACGTCCACAAGCTATGCTTGCAAAGTCACAGAGAACACTTTCAAAGAATCTGGATCCCAAGGCCATGCCGGCAAACGGGTAGatacttccaagcaggtgtcgACTGATACAGAAGCCAGATCTGAGCGATCAGAGCACTGTAGCCCTGGGATTGCAAATGAAAGCGTGTTTGATGGCTCTGCCGAGGTTTCCTGGCTGATTCCAGCCACTCCAGTGCCATCCACACGCTGTAGCTCTGCCCAGACCTGCATCAGCATGCGCCGAACCCAACTCTTCCCTAAGTCATcgtcctcttcttcctcttcctctgtcTCGAGTGGTTTGAAACCTGTTAGCTTTGATTCTTCAAGCAGCAGCAGCTGCATAAAAGCGAAGCCGGTACCCTTTTCTGAATTGCCCAAATCAAATTCGAGTCCCTCTAAAGAACATCGTAGCTCTGATACGGATCGCTCTCCAGGTTACCGGAGACCACTTCGCCATCTAAGACTGTCTCAGGTTCCTTCTACGGATGTTTCTGATGGCTCCCACATTGGCAGCATCAAGGGACATCCCACCCAGGGTGTCTCCAAGCCCTCAAGTAGCACTCCTCTCCATTCAGACTCTTCCTTACAACGTCAGATCCCGTTTGGATCCCCTGTGGTTGATGACTGTGAGGTACGGCTCAGGGATAGTAGAGGTAATTCTAGATTCTTCGGCAGTCAGGGAAAAGTTGGTTTAGCGTCTCTACAACTGAGTTATTCTTCCCCTAGTAAGGCACCTGAGAAGAAGCAGAGTAGCTCTCTTGCTCAGGGATGCTCCAGTCCATCCCCGAACTTTCAAAGCTGCAGTCATCCAGAAAGATCGAGAAAGAGTAACAGCGATGGGGTAGAGCGAATGGAATTGGGGGAGAATCCAAATCAAAATTATGAAGAATTGGTGGATATTGCGGAAAACTCATTTAGTGACATGGACGAGCCTGGGAGAAGAGCGGGAGACgaaaatcaaaatcaaagtgTTGACGAACTGGGGGATATTGCGGGAGACTCATTAAACGATATGGATGGGTCTGGAAGAGCGGGAGAGGAGAATCCAAATCAAAGTTTCGACGAAGTTGTGGATATTGCAGGAAACTCATTTTGTGGCATGGATGAGCCTCCTATAGCGTTTGATGACTCCTGGGGTTTGGATGGAGGAGTTGGAAGCCAGAAGCCCTGCTTTAGTCTACGGCTTGACAGCAGCGACGGTATGGTCAGTCCACCAGGTCTCAAGGGTAAAGGACCAACGTCCACATCTCCTCTTGCATCTGGAGCTTGTACCAAAACTCCTGATCCAAGTCCAGGTCCATTTAATCACAGCCTACCTGATCCTGACATGTGGGATGATTGGGAAGAAGAGGAGGTGGCTTCCCTTCCTCTTTCTCAGAGATTGACAGCTCCCTCTGCCAAGAGAGTTGCCGAACTAAAGACTCCAG TTGCTTGCAGAAAGAAGAATAAAGGACCACTGGTGCCCATCACTCCCATGCCAGGCTTTTCCGATATGGACACACCGGAGCTCAAAAACAAACTCAACAG gtTCGGCGTGCGTCCGCTGCCCAAGAAGCAGATGGTTCTGAAGCTGAAAGAGATCCATCAATACACCCACCAGCTGCAGAGCTCAGAGTCAGAGGAGGAGACCTTTGGACCCCAACGCCCCCCGAATGCCTCTAACTCCCAGTCTGCTCCGCTCTCCTTTAAGCAACCTACAGCGCCCTCTGTTGTTTCACCTGTGAAACTGCCACCAAGTGAAGAAGATGAGCTTTTATCAGCCTCTCAAAACTCAAATACATCCTCCACTGCGGAGTCTGACAG GTCGAACCCAGAgctgtgtgtgtctgaagaCGAGGACTCTGACAGCGAGGGCATCACAGCGTCTCAGGCGGTTGTGCGTGAGAAGGACAAACTCCTCGCAGTTCGTCAGTTCATCCTTTCTGACCCCAAGCTGTATGCACGAGTGCTGCAGTACCAGCCTCTCTCCCTGGCGGAGCTGCAATCCAGCTTGAAAGCAGCGGGCATCAGGTTAGGTGCTGCTAAACTACTAGACTTCCTGGATTCTCAGTGCATTACTTTCAGTACGGCCAAACAGGGCCAGAATGCATCTTCCCGCAGGAAACGACGTGTGAAAACGACAACCAGTGGCGGTGCAGCCGGAAGAGGAAGGAAAAAAGCAGCTAAGCCCAATGGAGGAGTTGCATGa
- the slx4 gene encoding structure-specific endonuclease subunit SLX4 isoform X2, with translation MDDSDQDFTDLCSRLLKRVRKKGAGGSGDEKRSATKDEEPSSPISRRNPPKRRKKTDKDVTKTEVKSKIDGRTQAVGSGDVSQPVPEVSGTGKVKDAVIRRMQQFKRASPERLLHAETDQPTTTQSDGNRLTTAGMQLTDVSSDEALALQLQQELDREARPTRDVEDEGLFFCQLCQKDLSAMSPPLRTQHINRCLDASESSAPSASHHSHPRPRLPECPICGKSFKSEKSRSVHLKRCSSDMGVKPNDLLQALRRQAAETASACTSDQSQQLGSGTVTRRDGKPVKKRTRRKAQKVDEDTMVALALSRSLLQQEMEKEREMAEEKEILAQLSSPPATGAHVLQWKPGAGKGRGKRRKGASPVHPPLLLIQDPQTALNRLQERVSSLLLRSRPPSPPTPTLSPSVLPLHPQAPLWDKSALHGGGPDAVSEFYTSELSNFIQPWVAPEREKVESLEVTPVKKFPAEADSVQEKLSDQSPAQHQTTRPLTPCSGTPDTQALQDLMELAEEGMTLTQYGYTMYTVAGNKSDNAVNELPSSGFVPVTNDKKMPKKTPVYVSKLASDLSCMVNNPQLSDVQLQVDSGDVFFTHSFMLYTRCPLLANMVHDSGFGVQEEGMPVSQRVLLGNVLGEAVLALLQYLYTAHCPLTHTLLPHILELSDRFGLAELQQQCEEYSGSVEENPTEESEGIFPAPKPHLGDQEDQNLAESNFLDLLQSMWQHGDSEEEDDFKETAREERDMEEEQEREDGEKEDRVDEEELDEIYDFAATQRKMETMLEAATETEEEEGDANTSLGNEKDETEDRSETESLLEKSAGSCHSNKQGVDGMEAAMVTSPREETLENPNLETERVCFISELDENRDPDASLDKSYDRLFSQSVGEYMEPSQTPASCSQQQCYKPSRTLQQNTPAPFRPSCVSEVIDLSISPPPSSGVSGETNFPMPGVSPVPHEGEHAGKSPLTKDNSVCQKIENPASPPQSQSKQVELIVLSDSGDEMDVDGGHNAATTKRALTPPSPFESPSEPLQTSTSYACKVTENTFKESGSQGHAGKRVDTSKQVSTDTEARSERSEHCSPGIANESVFDGSAEVSWLIPATPVPSTRCSSAQTCISMRRTQLFPKSSSSSSSSSVSSGLKPVSFDSSSSSSCIKAKPVPFSELPKSNSSPSKEHRSSDTDRSPGYRRPLRHLRLSQVPSTDVSDGSHIGSIKGHPTQGVSKPSSSTPLHSDSSLQRQIPFGSPVVDDCEVRLRDSRGNSRFFGSQGKVGLASLQLSYSSPSKAPEKKQSSSLAQGCSSPSPNFQSCSHPERSRKSNSDGVERMELGENPNQNYEELVDIAENSFSDMDEPGRRAGDENQNQSVDELGDIAGDSLNDMDGSGRAGEENPNQSFDEVVDIAGNSFCGMDEPPIAFDDSWGLDGGVGSQKPCFSLRLDSSDGMVSPPGLKGKGPTSTSPLASGACTKTPDPSPGPFNHSLPDPDMWDDWEEEEVASLPLSQRLTAPSAKRVAELKTPVACRKKNKGPLVPITPMPGFSDMDTPELKNKLNRFGVRPLPKKQMVLKLKEIHQYTHQLQSSESEEETFGPQRPPNASNSQSAPLSFKQPTAPSVVSPVKLPPSEEDELLSASQNSNTSSTAESDRSNPELCVSEDEDSDSEGITASQAVVREKDKLLAVRQFILSDPKLYARVLQYQPLSLAELQSSLKAAGIRLGAAKLLDFLDSQCITFSTAKQGQNASSRRKRRVKTTTSGGAAGRGRKKAAKPNGGVA, from the exons ATGGACGACTCGGACCAGGACTTCACCGACCTCTGCTCTCGTCTCCTCAAAAGAGTGAGGAAGAAAGGAGCAGGAGGATCTGGAGATGAAAAGAGATCAGCAACCAAGGATGAGGAGCCATCCTCCCCCATCTCTAGAAGAAACCCTCCTAAGAGGAGAAAGAAGACTGATAAGGATGTTACTAAGACTGAAGTAAAGAGTAAGATCGATGGCAGGACTCAGGCTGTAGGGTCTGGTGATGTTTCTCAGCCCGTTCCTGAAGTATCTGGTACAGGGAAAGTCAAAGATGCAGTGATCCGGAGAATGCAGCAGTTTAAGAGAGCCAGTCCAGAGAGACTCCTGCATGCAGAGACTGACCAACCCACAACCACACAGTCTGATGGAAACCGTCTCACCACTGCTGGGATGCAGCTCACAG aTGTGAGCAGTGATGAGGCCCTGGCTCTTCAGCTTCAGCAGGAGTTGGATCGTGAGGCTCGGCCCACTAGAGACGTGGAAGATGAAGGATTGTTCTTCTGCCAGCTCTGTCAGAAAGATCTGTCAGCCATGAGCCCTCCGCTGCGCACTCAGCACATCAACAG ATGTTTAGATGCAAGCGAGAGCAGCGCTCCTTCAGCGTCCCATCATTCCCACCCCAGACCACGGCTCCCAGAGTGTCCCAtttgtggaaagagttttaaatCAGAAAAAAGCCGGTCTGTCCACCTAAAGCGTTGCTCGAGTGATATGGGTGTGAAACCAAATGATCTTCTCCAGGCTCTGAGGAGACAGGCTGCTGAGACAGCGAGCGCCTGCACCTCCGACCAATC ACAGCAACTAGGCAGTGGTACGGTAACTAGGAGGGATGGCAAGCCTGTAAAAAAGAGAACCAGGAGGAAAGCCCAGAAGGTGGACGAGGACACAATGGTGGCGCTGGCTCTGTCCCGGTCTTTACTCCAGCAGGAAATGGAAAAGGAGCGAGAGATGGCCGAGGAGAAGGAGATACTGGCTCAGCTCTCCAGTCCTCCTGCGACAGGGGCTCATGTCTTACAGTGGAAACCTGGAGCCG GTAAGGGCCGTGGGAAGAGAAGGAAGGGAGCGTCTCCTGTCCACCCACCACTTCTCCTCATCCAGGACCCTCAGACAGCACTGAACCGTCTGCAGGAGCGGGTTTCGTCTCTCCTGCTCCGTTCCAGACCCCCCTCTCCACCAACACCAACTCTTTCCCCCTCCGTGCTCCCTCTTCATCCTCAAGCCCCCCTCTGGGACAAAAGTGCTCTTCATGGAGGAGGGCCAGATGCTGTTTCAGAGTTTTACACCTCAGAACTAAGCAACTTCATACAGCCATGGGTCGCACCGGAG AGAGAAAAAGTCGAGTCCCTTGAAGTAACTCCAGTCAAGAAATTTCCAGCTGAGGCTGATTCAGTCCAGGAAAAGCTTTCAGATCAGAGCCCAGCACAACACCAGACTACCCGTCCTCTCACCCCCTGTTCGGGTACACCAGACACCCAGGCTCTGCAGGACCTGATGGAGCTTGCAGAGGAAGGCATGACCCTCACCCAGTATGGATACACAATGTACACGGTCGCAGGGAACAAGTCAG ACAATGCTGTGAATGAACTTCCCTCGAGTGGTTTTGTTCCAGTGACAAACGACAAAAAGATGCCCAAGAAAACCCCA gtGTACGTTTCAAAGCTAGCATCAGATCTGAGCTGCATGGTGAACAACCCTCAACTCAGCGATGTGCAGTTACAGGTGGACAGTGGGGACGTTTTCTTCACGCACTCGTTTATGCTGTACACACGATGCCCCCTGCTGGCCAACATG GTTCATGACTCAGGTTTTGGTGTTCAGGAGGAGGGTATGCCTGTCTCTCAGAGGGTGCTGTTGGGTAATGTGCTTGGGGAGGCAGTACTGGCCCTCCTGCAGTATCTTTACACAGCCCACTGtcctctgacacacacactgctACCCCACATACTGGAGCTTTCCGATAG GTTTGGTTTGGCTGAGCTGCAGCAGCAGTGTGAGGAATATTCTGGAAGTGTGGAGGAAAACCCAACAGAGGAATCTGAAGGCATATTTCCAGCACCTAAGCCTCATCTCGGGGACCAAGAAGACCAGAACTTGGCAGAAAGCAACTTCTTGGACCTCCTCCAATCAATGTGGCAGCACGGGGACAGCGAAGAAGAGGATGATTTCAAAGAGACTGCCAGAGAGGAAAGAGACATGGAAGAGGAGCAAGAGAGAGAAGATGGAGAAAAAGAGGACCGGGTGGATGAGGAAGAGCTTGACGAGATCTATGATTTTGCTGCGACACAAAGGAAGATGGAGACAATGTTGGAGGCTGCAACCGAGACCGAGGAAGAGGAGGGAGATGCAAATACATCCCTCGGAAATGAGAAGGATGAGACAGAAGACAGGAGCGAGACAGAATCCCTCTTAGAGAAATCTGCCGGCAGTTGCCATAGTAACAAACAAGGCGTGGATGGGATGGAGGCTGCCATGGTAACAAGTCCAAGAGAAGAAACCCTTGAAAACCCCAATTTGGAGACTGAGagagtttgttttatttcagaattAGATGAAAACAGAGACCCGGATGCCAGTCTAGACAAAAGCTATGACCGTTTATTCTCTCAGTCTGTAGGGGAATACATGGAACCGTCACAGACGCCAGCATCCTGCTCTCAGCAACAATGTTACAAGCCATCGCGcacactacagcaaaacacACCCGCCCCGTTTCGCCCTTCATGTGTTAGTGAGGTGATCGACCTGTCTATAAGCCCTCCACCAAGCTCAGGTGTGTCAGGTGAGACTAACTTCCCCATGCCCGGAGTGTCTCCTGTTCCTCATGAGGGTGAACATGCAGGTAAATCTCCACTAACAAAAGACAATTCAGTATGCCAGAAAATCGAAAACCCCGCTTCCCCTCCACAATCACAAAGCAAACAGGTTGAGCTCATTGTTCTCTCAGATTCTGGTGATGAAATGGATGTAGACGGTGGCCACAATGCTGCTACCACTAAACGTGCTTTGACTCCTCCGTCTCCTTTCGAATCTCCCTCAGAACCTCTTCAGACGTCCACAAGCTATGCTTGCAAAGTCACAGAGAACACTTTCAAAGAATCTGGATCCCAAGGCCATGCCGGCAAACGGGTAGatacttccaagcaggtgtcgACTGATACAGAAGCCAGATCTGAGCGATCAGAGCACTGTAGCCCTGGGATTGCAAATGAAAGCGTGTTTGATGGCTCTGCCGAGGTTTCCTGGCTGATTCCAGCCACTCCAGTGCCATCCACACGCTGTAGCTCTGCCCAGACCTGCATCAGCATGCGCCGAACCCAACTCTTCCCTAAGTCATcgtcctcttcttcctcttcctctgtcTCGAGTGGTTTGAAACCTGTTAGCTTTGATTCTTCAAGCAGCAGCAGCTGCATAAAAGCGAAGCCGGTACCCTTTTCTGAATTGCCCAAATCAAATTCGAGTCCCTCTAAAGAACATCGTAGCTCTGATACGGATCGCTCTCCAGGTTACCGGAGACCACTTCGCCATCTAAGACTGTCTCAGGTTCCTTCTACGGATGTTTCTGATGGCTCCCACATTGGCAGCATCAAGGGACATCCCACCCAGGGTGTCTCCAAGCCCTCAAGTAGCACTCCTCTCCATTCAGACTCTTCCTTACAACGTCAGATCCCGTTTGGATCCCCTGTGGTTGATGACTGTGAGGTACGGCTCAGGGATAGTAGAGGTAATTCTAGATTCTTCGGCAGTCAGGGAAAAGTTGGTTTAGCGTCTCTACAACTGAGTTATTCTTCCCCTAGTAAGGCACCTGAGAAGAAGCAGAGTAGCTCTCTTGCTCAGGGATGCTCCAGTCCATCCCCGAACTTTCAAAGCTGCAGTCATCCAGAAAGATCGAGAAAGAGTAACAGCGATGGGGTAGAGCGAATGGAATTGGGGGAGAATCCAAATCAAAATTATGAAGAATTGGTGGATATTGCGGAAAACTCATTTAGTGACATGGACGAGCCTGGGAGAAGAGCGGGAGACgaaaatcaaaatcaaagtgTTGACGAACTGGGGGATATTGCGGGAGACTCATTAAACGATATGGATGGGTCTGGAAGAGCGGGAGAGGAGAATCCAAATCAAAGTTTCGACGAAGTTGTGGATATTGCAGGAAACTCATTTTGTGGCATGGATGAGCCTCCTATAGCGTTTGATGACTCCTGGGGTTTGGATGGAGGAGTTGGAAGCCAGAAGCCCTGCTTTAGTCTACGGCTTGACAGCAGCGACGGTATGGTCAGTCCACCAGGTCTCAAGGGTAAAGGACCAACGTCCACATCTCCTCTTGCATCTGGAGCTTGTACCAAAACTCCTGATCCAAGTCCAGGTCCATTTAATCACAGCCTACCTGATCCTGACATGTGGGATGATTGGGAAGAAGAGGAGGTGGCTTCCCTTCCTCTTTCTCAGAGATTGACAGCTCCCTCTGCCAAGAGAGTTGCCGAACTAAAGACTCCAG TTGCTTGCAGAAAGAAGAATAAAGGACCACTGGTGCCCATCACTCCCATGCCAGGCTTTTCCGATATGGACACACCGGAGCTCAAAAACAAACTCAACAG gtTCGGCGTGCGTCCGCTGCCCAAGAAGCAGATGGTTCTGAAGCTGAAAGAGATCCATCAATACACCCACCAGCTGCAGAGCTCAGAGTCAGAGGAGGAGACCTTTGGACCCCAACGCCCCCCGAATGCCTCTAACTCCCAGTCTGCTCCGCTCTCCTTTAAGCAACCTACAGCGCCCTCTGTTGTTTCACCTGTGAAACTGCCACCAAGTGAAGAAGATGAGCTTTTATCAGCCTCTCAAAACTCAAATACATCCTCCACTGCGGAGTCTGACAG GTCGAACCCAGAgctgtgtgtgtctgaagaCGAGGACTCTGACAGCGAGGGCATCACAGCGTCTCAGGCGGTTGTGCGTGAGAAGGACAAACTCCTCGCAGTTCGTCAGTTCATCCTTTCTGACCCCAAGCTGTATGCACGAGTGCTGCAGTACCAGCCTCTCTCCCTGGCGGAGCTGCAATCCAGCTTGAAAGCAGCGGGCATCAGGTTAGGTGCTGCTAAACTACTAGACTTCCTGGATTCTCAGTGCATTACTTTCAGTACGGCCAAACAGGGCCAGAATGCATCTTCCCGCAGGAAACGACGTGTGAAAACGACAACCAGTGGCGGTGCAGCCGGAAGAGGAAGGAAAAAAGCAGCTAAGCCCAATGGAGGAGTTGCATGa